A single Capra hircus breed San Clemente chromosome 13, ASM170441v1, whole genome shotgun sequence DNA region contains:
- the PET117 gene encoding protein PET117 homolog, mitochondrial, with amino-acid sequence MSRRSKVVLGLSVLLTAATVAGVHLKQRQDQQRLRDGVIRDIERQNRKKENIRLLGEQILLTEQLEAEREKMVLAKGSQET; translated from the exons ATGTCGAGACGCTCCAAGGTGGTGTTGGGCCTCTCGGTGCTGCTGACTGCGGCCACCGTGGCGGGCGTGCATCTGAAGCAGCGGCAGGACCAGCAG AGGCTTCGTGATGGAGTGATCAGAGACATTGAAAGGCAAAAtcggaaaaaggaaaatattcgtCTTTTGGGAGAACAGATTCttctgactgagcaacttgaagcagaaagagagaaaatggtGTTGGCAAAGGGATCTCAAGAAACATGA